The Mugil cephalus isolate CIBA_MC_2020 chromosome 21, CIBA_Mcephalus_1.1, whole genome shotgun sequence genome includes the window CGCGGGGACGAGGACCGCGTCCAGAGCCGTGAGCTGCAGCAAAcactctcatttatttattcagattcaTTTTCTCTATTGGAGCTTTTGATGCCTCAAATTCTGTATGTTCACTTATATTTTAATTGAAACCCATCGATTgatttattcactttttatttgacactGTCTTAATGTCCCGTCGTCCTCAGAGGGACGAGGACTCGGACGTGGACAGCGAGTCCCTGGTGTCCGGTCCCATCTCAGGTGCGTCTGCATTAATAATGAGCCTGAGCTCTGAGGTCCTGGTCTAAACGGCTCCTTCCACCCAGAGAGCTGCAGTGATTGGTCGGAGTCCGGGGACGCCAGCAGTCAGCTGACCCCCCGGGAGAGGAGGGGCCgtgggagggggcggggcctgatGACCATGAGGAAGACCCTGGCTCTGATCCACCTGGCCCTGGTCTGGAGCCGCGAGGCGCTGACGCTCAGCGACCTGCTCAGGTAAGACCCATGGACCCCCGTAGACCTGGTCCCAGCTGGACCCCCGTAGACCCCCGTAGACCTGGTCCCAGCTGGACCCCCGTAGACCTGGTCCCAGCTGGACCCCCGTAGACCCCCGTAGACCTGGtccctgtgtgtttcaggctgGTGAGGGGAGGCCACGTCCCGTACATCAACGCCTACCAGCAGTTTCCTGAAGAGATGAAGCTGATCAATAAAGACGCTCTGGTCTTCAGAGTGGAGGTGAGTCCACGTTGTCCCCCAGACCAGTGATTCACTgtgcctttattttattttattttgctttattttattttattttgttttatttagttattttactttattttattttattattttttttttgttttgttttgttttattctaatttattttattttattttattattattttattattattctattttattttattattgttttattttattttgttttgttttgttcgttttgttttattctattttattttactttattttattttattattattttattattattctattttattttattattattttattattattctgttttattttattattattttattattttattgttattttattattattttattattttattattattctgttttattttattattattttattatttcattattattctattttctttcattgctGACTGTATTCTCTGTTCTTGCTGAGACCCTGGGTCCTGGTTCTTCTGGACCAGCTGAGACCCTGGGTCCTGGTTCTTCTGGACCAGCTGACTCCTcctccactagggggcagcagGTGAACCATGAACCGGTGAAACTACAGGATTATTCCTGGTGATAAGGCTGATGGACACGAACAGGGGCTCAGTCTGAACCGGGTCTGGTCTAGAGGTCAATGAGAACCTAGACCTCCTGAACCCAGACCACATGGAACCGGGTCTGGTCTAGAGGAGTCTGTTTGACCTGCTTGTCTTGTGTCCCCAGTCCGTCCCCTCTCACCGTGCGGTCCACAGGGACGCCCAGTCTCTGGCCGTCTCCATGCAGCTTCCTGCTTTTCCTCCAATCAGCCGCCGGTCTCTGATCCACCCGGAGCTGCTGAGCCTGCGCTACCTCACCGAGGCCAACCTGCCAGGTacccggaccggaccggaccagaccggacccgaccggaccggaccagaccggaccagaccggacctgaccagactagaccagaccagaccggaccggaccggaccggaccagaccggaccggaccggaccagaccggaccggaccagaccggaccggacTAGACCAGACTGGACCTGACCAGACcgaaccagaccagactagaccagaccagaccggactagaccagacaggaccagaccagaccagactggaccggactagaccagaccagaccggaccggaccagaccagaccggaccagactaCACCGGactagaccggaccagaccggaccagaccagaccagaccagaccggaccagaccggaccggaccggaccggactggaccagacctgactagactagactagactagaccagaccggaccagaccggaCTGGACCAGACCTGACTAGACtagaccggaccggaccggaccggactaGACCGGACTGGACCAGACAggaccagaccggaccggacctgaccggaccagaccagaccagacctgaccagaccagacctgaccagaccagaccggaccagactcTGATGTGTCCCCTCTGGTTCCAGACCAGCTCCACCCCTGGTTCTGCCTCCTGCTGGACCGCACTGGTTTGGCGGATGAAGCGTTCCTCACGTTTGATCCTGGTTCTCGTCCCGTTCTGCCCCAGTACGAGGTCCAGACCGCCGCCGTCGTCGTGGTCACCATGAAGCTGCTGTTTGGCCTGGACGACCAGTCAGAGTGGTAATCATGACGACCACAGCCCCCCGTAACCATGACGACCACACGGTggtagccccccccccccatcagaCACTGactcctttgtttctgtctttcaggaATTTATCCAATGAAGCTGGTTCCCATGACGACTCAGGTAAAGGCccactcctcttcttctgtggtgtgtGGCAGCATTAAACtgactcctcttcttctgtggtgtgtGGCAGCAATAAACtgactcctcttcttctgtggtgtgtGGCAGCATTAAACtgactcctcttcttctgtggtgtgtGGCAGCATTAAACCGCTCAGGTCCTGAACCTGGTCCTGACCCGACGGGTCTTCTCTGGTCCCACAGGTCACATGTTCAGCCTGAGGAGGTGGTACCGGCTGCTGCAGGCCGCTCTGGCTGGAGCTCAGCAGAGGACGCGCCGGGACGTCGCCAGGTGAGACGGGGACGTCTCTGGTTGCCGAGGACACGAGACGTCACAACTCaatatgaattaaattaatattaatgaaacgaaaaaaaaaaaatatataaatgagaaaaaatttaattaaattaattaataaaattaagtaaagaaaagtgagaataaattaaatgaaattaaataagaaaagtgagaataaattaaattaaattaaatagagaAAAGtgagaataaattaaattaaataagaaaagtgagaataaattaaataaagttaaataaagaaaagtgagaataaattaaatgaaattaaataagaaaagtgagaataaattaaataaagttaaataaataaagtttgagacGTTGGGTCGACTGACGGGTTTATTTGTGTCCTGTGTCTCAGGAGACAGTGGACGGCCCAGAAACCCATCGTCCTCCGGAAGGGGGACAAGTGTTGGatcatgaagaagaaaagtagGACTCTGTGTCTTCGTGTCGTCCTCGTCTTCGTCCATCACCTGAAACCTAAACCTCTGACCTGCGTCCTCAGGGATCGCGGCCCAGGTCCAGACCTGTTTTGAGAGACTGTCCTCGTGTCCCGTGGACATCCAGGACGCCGGCCCGTCCAGCTTCATTTTCCGCTGGGGGGACGAGGACGGAGCGGACGGTCCCAGTCTCCACCACATGAAGCTGGACGGAGTCGTCTCCCGAGACCGAGACGTCCTGGTTCCGTCCAACTCCTCCTACTGGCACCGGGCGCTGCGTCCCTGCAAGGAGCGGTAGGACACGCGTCCCCCGGGACACGCGTCCCCCGGGACACACGTCCCCTATTACACACGTCCCCCATGACACACGTCTCTAACGAATCAGAACCAGGTgacttcatctcctctcctccccctcctcctcttcctcttccccctcctcctcttcctgctcctcctcttcctcctcctcctcctccccctcctcctcttcctcctcctgctcctcctcttcttcctcctcctcctccccctcctcttcctcctcctcttcctcctcctcttcctcctccccctcttcctcttcttcctcctcctcttcctcctcctcctcctcttcttcctcctccccctcttcctcctcctcttcttcctccccctcctccccctcttcctcctcctcctcctcctcctccccctcctcctccccctcctcctcctcaggtcgTGTGGGAGTCAttataaggaggaggaggcgtcgCTCCCTCACTCCTTCGTCTGGcttctgcagcttttctccttcctcctggaCGTGAAGCCGTCCTGTCTCTATGAGGAGGTGCTGGGGGTGGAGAGACG containing:
- the taf1b gene encoding TATA box-binding protein-associated factor RNA polymerase I subunit B isoform X1 produces the protein MDEEHTSGFREACGQCSAVDWGVSDEGRFYCRSCHNVIERTKEVVDPTVFHGSNRISTVVRGARLQAAEPGLVWTQCEGFQWILRNQADALLRLGVHAHFKDAVLCPLWRRYLQTSQQAYTWTAGTRSAGTRTASRARDEDSDVDSESLVSGPISESCSDWSESGDASSQLTPRERRGRGRGRGLMTMRKTLALIHLALVWSREALTLSDLLRLVRGGHVPYINAYQQFPEEMKLINKDALVFRVESVPSHRAVHRDAQSLAVSMQLPAFPPISRRSLIHPELLSLRYLTEANLPDQLHPWFCLLLDRTGLADEAFLTFDPGSRPVLPQYEVQTAAVVVVTMKLLFGLDDQSEWNLSNEAGSHDDSGHMFSLRRWYRLLQAALAGAQQRTRRDVARRQWTAQKPIVLRKGDKCWIMKKKRIAAQVQTCFERLSSCPVDIQDAGPSSFIFRWGDEDGADGPSLHHMKLDGVVSRDRDVLVPSNSSYWHRALRPCKERSCGSHYKEEEASLPHSFVWLLQLFSFLLDVKPSCLYEEVLGVERRLLGCGTFGDTALKRRRTTETETKTKRTRRELCPQTESESDE
- the taf1b gene encoding TATA box-binding protein-associated factor RNA polymerase I subunit B isoform X2, with product MDEEHTSGFREACGQCSAVDWGVSDEGRFYCRSCHNVIERTKEVVDPTVFHGSNRISTVVRGARLQAAEPGLVWTQCEGFQWILRNQADALLRLGVHAHFKDAVLCPLWRRYLQTSQQAYTWTAGTRSAGTRTASRARDEDSDVDSESLVSGPISESCSDWSESGDASSQLTPRERRGRGRGRGLMTMRKTLALIHLALVWSREALTLSDLLRLVRGGHVPYINAYQQFPEEMKLINKDALVFRVESVPSHRAVHRDAQSLAVSMQLPAFPPISRRSLIHPELLSLRYLTEANLPDQLHPWFCLLLDRTGLADEAFLTFDPGSRPVLPQYEVQTAAVVVVTMKLLFGLDDQSEWNLSNEAGSHDDSALNRSGPEPGPDPTGLLWSHRSHVQPEEVVPAAAGRSGWSSAEDAPGRRQETVDGPETHRPPEGGQVLDHEEEKDRGPGPDLF